In the genome of Candida dubliniensis CD36 chromosome 3, complete sequence, the window agatttaaaattatttccATGGTAATAAATTAACTAAGTCAGCTTGGCCCTATGCTGCACAGCCTTATTTGCGGGGTGACTTAGCTAACGGTTATGGCTATGCCCGGTTGAATCCTCTCAATGCTAATTTCCAATGGATCGACATTTTGAATGTAATTAGGGAAAGTCGTAATTGGGGTATTTACAATATCCAAAGCACTGTTAAATACCAATTGTATGTTCCACAACCTGGTCAACGTGTTACCGAGTACGTCCAACAATTTAGAAATCTTGCCAGTAGTACAACAAGCTTTAAGAACCAATTTTATGGTGTCAAAGCAACCTTGTTAGGTCACTTATCCAAATATTTCCAGTCTGATATCATCCGTCACAACTTAACCACTATCAACAACGCCCAAACCTTTTTCACCACCGTTAACCTGATCTTTATTGGTGTTCATTTTCCAGCtacatcatcatctgaCAATTCTGTGGcccaaattgaaacaaacaCAGACGAAAATATGGATGTGAATTACCttaacaaattttcaaagaaACCCAGTAACTATAGGTACAACAATAACTCAAActttaaagaaaaacaacagTATCAGGGAAATTTCACATCCAACGGATATAAGTCGAATAGCAACAATTATAATAAGAGCAACAAGGATTATCAGGGTTACAAACgtgataataatagtcgtcgtttcaaaaaaatttatgaAGTAATCCTTTCTGAGAATGAATCCGACACGTCTGACATTGATGCTAATCTTTCTAAGCTTTCTTCTCCAGCtgaaaacaacaatgacGTCAATGAGATTGCTGAGCTCGACATcgatgattttgatttcattgCGAAGCATCGCTTATGTATTTATATTAGATATGGGTCGTTCAAATCTTAAGATAATCTTAGACACTGGAGCCGCAAATAATTTTGCACCAGTATCTATTGGTACATATTATAAGGATGCCAAAATTTTCCAACTCAAGAATATTATTCGAGTAAAAACAGCTGACGGAACTATTCATGAAATTACCCAAGGATGCAAAATAATGTTACCACCACCTTTTCGCACCACTTATTTAGTCAATGAATTTGGATGGAAAGAGGGACAGTTATCACAATCTTCATTGTTGCAGGACCTCCATGATGACGTACAAGTTCGACTTGCTGAATTGGACGGTGTAAATACAAACGTTGAAAAACATAATGATCTTAGGGTTCGTCGAATGGCTTATATTAATCTGATGCGACAACCGTTCCAAAAACTGGCTTCATTTATGAAAGGCGATTggattcttcttttctcaATTACAGTCCATCTTCCTGGACGTCCCTTATCCATCATCCCCCAATCTGGATATTCCTGTCAACAGAATTGACTATTCTCACCCACGCCCACAGTCTTACAACGACTATGAAAACTCTCAATCAATTTGCTAGTAGATATGAACAGCAGACAGCCCAAGGCATCAATCAAACCCGTGAGCAGGAAGCTCGTGACTTTCagaaattcaattctgCTGGTATGAAGTTGGAGTCTCATGTCCAGGACGTTGAACACGAAACACATGAATTGGAAAAGGAAGTCGGAGCCTTTGAAGAAGCTTATAACAAGCGTGTCCGTTTTGAAGACGAACGTTTTCAACAGGCTTCTAATGTTATGGCTCAAGCTCAAAATAAGGAATTGGATCTCCAAACCCAAATCACTGCCTTAAAAGAACAAATGGAAACTTTCAGCACTACCCAACCGGCAGCGGCATCAACTGGCCCCAAGTCCAGCTTTGTTACAACCGAAAACATCGCCACTCAGATTAAACGTATTTTTCCCCAAGCCGATTTAACCAACAACGATTGGAATCAACCTACAAACGAATTCCCACCTTTTAtggatttcaaaatcttgcTTTGctaaattgttgaaatgaTTCCCTGTAGCATGTCCGTTTTGATTGCAACGGAAGCAATGGTTGCCGTGTTTACAAGACCATCTTGTATGGAATAAAGTAGGGGAAGTGGTGCAATATTTGGCAATGGATACCAAATCTAATTTGTGATGTTTCCAAAAGTATCTGCTCTTTTTGGGAACATTGTTTCCGGACCATCCAATCATAAAATAAGACGTAGCATACTTGCCAGCCTTAAGAGGTTGTTTTGTAAATTCATCTGCATTGTTCACTTCACTTTTCAAAATGCTAAATTCGATATTCTCTTCTGTAGTGGTGATATTTGCTGCCTGCTTGAGTGCTGGCATCCATTCGTCGCTCTTGTTATCAAAAAAGGCATGTATCAATGTTTCAACTTTCCACTCCTCAGCTGGGTGGAGAAAACGGTAAATACCGATATTGTCGTGATGGTTGTTTTTAACAACCACcttgtatttgtttttatccACTTGGACATCTGGATATTTTTCTAAATGGCTTTCAATAGCCATTTGTGTCTAAATTTGGAAACATATCGGAAAATTTGCCTCCGGTTTGTGAGTAGATAATTCTGTATGTACCGTCTGTCATAAATCTTACTCTGAATAAGTCTTTTTCCGCTGCGTAAAGTAATGCCTTCTCCATGTCGGAGTTGACTCCTTGTTCTCTAATCTTGTCTGGTATGGTTTTTTTCAAGTGGACCTTGATGACCTCTTGTTGTTCAAAGTAACCTCCATCCGAGTCTCTTTCATCGACCACATTGGTGTGGTCACCAGTATATTGGTCGGTCACCATGTCGGAGACACATTCTCTAATAAACGCCTTACTGGCGCAGTCTAATCTGTTGAGCATCACAGGCCATTGGCTTGCTCCAATGCTCTTAACATAGTTAACCATATTCTCCAATTCCTCCAACTCACGGTCGGTATTTGCATGGGGCTCCAtctctatttcttttttgctttGGCCAACTGGTGGCCGTACGTGCCCGTCTTGGTACTCCCCTTCTTCGGTGGTGGCGGTGGCAGCTTTTCTGCAAAATGCACCAACTTCTCTGCCATGGTCGGCGGCTTGGTTGTCATAATTAAAAACGAAGCTTAAACTCTCTGAATGCAATAATATGAAAACGCTAATGTTTTATAAACGGGCCTCCAAGGTGTACTTGTATGTAAAAACTGAACGCAAAGGACCCACTTGCTTTCGATGGTATATTGCCAATATTTGTAATAACATCCTccattgttgaaaatgataaatttggaataacaataataagtTGTCTTGGTAGTTTCTGTTTGAAAGGTGTTTGCCCATGACTGGGCCCCCTTCTGGTGAAgagtagttgttgttgttggtctttttttttttttggttgtccgttttttctttttgtattgCCTGGTAAGTGCACACACCAATTAACCAAACCGTACGGATGCCCCAgcttattgaaaattggggGTGCTTGTCACCCCCTCAGGATGTTGTACGGATGCAACACAGCTACGGATGTCTAACTTTTACGGATACAGCACAGTAATGGATGTCTAACTTTTACGGATGCAATAGTGGTGTAGAGAGAACTTGTACGGATGCAATACAGGTGTAGAGAGAACCTTTATAGGAGTTACTTTGAGTAAATTTGTTAGAGCTTGACATACAAACCAAATGGGCCAGTGTTGTATTTTCCTGATTCACAGATAGGCCATTTAGAGTTTGTTTTGACTCACTGACAAACTGAAAAGAGTTGTTCATTTTTGGTTGACAGGAATAGCAATTAGAGCTATTTGTTTTAAGTTAGAAAATCCAGCTAGAGTTTTTTATTCTGAAAGTTTATAGACAGGCCAACTAcagttgtttgttttaaGTCGTAGATAGATGAATTGGAGTGGTTCGTTTTTAAGATTCATacataaatcaaatacagttgattgtttgttgtttcctTGCAAAAAgacttgtttgtttttaatCGATTACAGTAGATTTCATTTAACTTctaatcaattgatctGTTCCATATTTGTTAAGATCGAAACTTATTTTTGAGTAATTTATCTGTGTATTTTCGATCCTGTTTCTCACAAAATATCCCCAAAAAGAACAGTATCCCCAATCGACGAGCAAGCCCCTTATCCTTTGCTTATAAAACAGGTGTTTTACTTCtctataaatataatggCAGCTCTACC includes:
- a CDS encoding retrotransposon tca3 polyprotein, putative (transposable element;~Similar to S. cerevisiae POL94), with amino-acid sequence MNPTRSTLMLIFLSFLLQSKTTMTSMRLSSSTSMILISLRSIAYVFILDMGRSNLKIILDTGAANNFAPVSIGTYYKDAKIFQLKNIIRVKTADGTIHEITQGCKIMLPPPFRTTYLVNEFGWKEGQLSQSSLLQDLHDDVQVRLAELDGVNTNVEKHNDLRVRRMAYINSMRQPFQKSASFMKGDWILLFSITVHLPGRPLSIIPQSGYSCQQN
- a CDS encoding retrotransposon-related protein, putative (transposable element), with amino-acid sequence MKTLNQFASRYEQQTAQGINQTREQEARDFQKFNSAGMKLESHVQDVEHETHELEKEVGAFEEAYNKRVRFEDERFQQASNVMAQAQNKELDLQTQITALKEQMETFSTTQPAAASTGPKSSFVTTENIATQIKRIFPQADLTNNDWNQPTNEFPPFMDFKILLC
- a CDS encoding retrotransposon-related protein, putative (transposable element) — protein: MAIESHLEKYPDVQVDKNKYKVVVKNNHHDNIGIYRFLHPAEEWKVETLIHAFFDNKSDEWMPALKQAANITTTEENIEFSILKSEVNNADEFTKQPLKAGKYATSYFMIGWSGNNVPKKSRYFWKHHKLDLVSIAKYCTTSPTLFHTRWSCKHGNHCFRCNQNGHATGNHFNNLAKQDFEIHKRWEFVCRLIPIVVG
- a CDS encoding retrotransposon-related protein, putative (transposable element) — protein: MEPHANTDRELEELENMVNYVKSIGASQWPVMLNRLDCASKAFIRECVSDMVTDQYTGDHTNVVDERDSDGGYFEQQEVIKVHLKKTIPDKIREQGVNSDMEKALLYAAEKDLFRVRFMTDGTYRIIYSQTGGKFSDMFPNLDTNGY